CCCAGCCTCCCCCGGGgattccaatgcaggggtgtCCAGACCCCGTCTAACGCTGCTCTTCCGCCTTGCACCCTGGCCCACACGCTCGCGTGCGGGGCCCCGCCTCCCAGCCGAGGGCTCACCAATGCACACGTTCTCGTCGTCCAGCTCCGCGGAGCCGTTGCGGTAGTAGCCCAGACGGCAGTGCTGGCAGTGCTGGCCTCGTGTGTTGTGCTTGCAGCTGACGCAGGTCACCACGTTCAGGAAGTCGATGTAGCTGCAGCGATTGGAGTGGCCATAGCACTCGCAGTCTGGGCCGGCCAAACGTGAGAAACACCGAGGGTCAGAGAACAAATGGAGAGTGTGCCTCctggctgccccctccctggTGCATTCCGGAGAACTGAGGCCAGGGGTAGGACCTGGCACAGGAAGGTGCCCCGGGTCTCCGACACCTCTGTACCATGTGGGGAGACATGGGCCTGCTAGCTTCGAGCCCGACCAGTGTAGGCCCAGCTCACAGATTGCCACCTGGCCCCATGGGCAGGGCACCAGGGAGGGCCAGTGGGCAGCATCCGCTAAAAACCTGGCCGGGTACCAGGGCGAAGTGCTTTCTGGAGGGAGGCCCTCGTGATGCTGGGGGTGGTTAGACATGATTCATGCAGGGAAGATGGGGCATGCCGTCAGACCATGAGCTCAGGGAGGGCGGTGCCTGGTTTCACGGCGTTCACCACGGTACCCCAGTGATTCAATGAAGGGTGGACGCATGCATGAACGCTGGAGAGGATGGAAAGGGCCAGGAGCTTCTTCCCCATGCTGCTTTGGAAGATGGTTGGAAGGAAAACACCCACCTGCAGGACCCTTTCTTATTAGCCTGAGCTGTTCTGCAAATCTCATTGGCATCGGAGGGCCTGCTTTGGCACGACCCTGAGAGTGAGTGCTGCCTTAAGGTTTGTGCCCCGAGCAGCTCACCTTGACTCCTCCTAGCCCTGGCCCAGCTTCTGACTCTCACTGGAGGCACCTGTGACCACCTGGGGCAAGGCCCCGGGGTTTGGAGGTGGCTCCCATGACATCATCAAGGGGCGGGGTTTGGTGAGGAGGGTCACCTTCCCTGCCACAGAGGGGGGCATCCCTTGGTGTCCCTCCTAAGAGGCTCAACACCCCCTTGAACAAGAAAGGATGCCAGCTCCCCTCTGTGAGACACCATCTGTGTATCTCTAGAAGACCCAACCACCATTTTGTGATGTGAGAAGGAGGGACTGACCAGGTGTCAGGGTCAAGGGCATGGGAGACCTTGGAGAAATGAGCCTCTGAGATGTGCCCAGGAGGAGATGGTGAGCATTCCCACACCATGGCCTCCTGGACCCGTCCCCTTCACCTTGTCCCTCCAGGGACAGTGAGAAGGTGAGGCATCCTCCAGGTGTCCCAAGGAGTACTGTCAGTGACCCCTGTGTCCCAGATCTTGCTTCAGCCAAGACGAGCCCCTGGGCCACACCTCCCAGGGCAGCCAGGACAGGCTATTCCTGGTAGCTCCTCTGCCTGCCCCGTGCTTTTGCCCACTGTACTTCTGACTCATACCTGCTCCCAGCTCCCTTGGGGAGGGAGGACTGGAGGCGAGAGAGGCTCCGTTTCACCTTGACCCAGCTACTCGGGGAGGGGGCATCGGTCCACGCActgccttgttttgttttgttttttccggtggaggtggtggggagaggggccggaggaggaggggctgatcAGCCCCGGGGCCTTCCTCTTACCTTCGAATTCTTCAATAGGCATCACTTGAGGAGATTTGGGCCTGAGCTGGAAAAGTCTGGAGGCCTtggcaggggcgggggcagcaGCGGAGGTGCCCGCAGCTtggagagatgagaaagaagcTCTTTCATCAGCTGTGGTCCAGCTGCCCAGGGTGGGCTGTCCTGGTCGAGGTAAAGCTCAGCACAGGCTCCCAAGGTGCCCTGGGCAAGCTCTGAGCAGCTTTGTCACCTGCTCAGAGACGACACAGCACAACCAGGAACACGCAGACCCAGGCCTGCCTTTGGTCCCTCCTCGGGCACCATCTACACATCCAGCTGGATTAATCCTTCCAAAGTGTTCTCTAGCTCCAACGTCCCTCATATTGCGCTAAATACTTTGCTGAAGCTGGACGATTTTTTGACTGGTTGAAAACATTGCTTTGCACACCCTGTACTCttgctctcccctctcctctccaaaCTCCCGTGAGCATCAACTCCAGCGTCTGTAGCTGGTATTCAAGTTTTGGccatctcccttcctttctgAAGCAAGCTCCCCGCTCCAGCGAGAGTGAGTCCTTTACCGTCCATGGACTCCCCTCCGGCAGGTGCCGTCCAGCCGGGAGCACAGACTGCCCTGCCTTCCACTGCCCCCAGAATCCCAGCCCCGTATTTGCGGGGGAGCATGCCACGGTCTCCTCGGCTTCCGCCGGGGAGGCTGTCGTGCCCCAGTGGGTCCGGGGCCGGGAAGTGGTTGCTCCAGCCTGCTCTCCATCACCGGGGAGGACGCCCTGACTCAGAGGCCGGCCAGGTTGCGGCAACTGCAGACCCTCACCGTTGCGGGTCCGGCTCCGGAACCGCTTGCCGGCAGGGGGCGCTCGAAGCCCTGCTCACCGCTCACCGCAGGCGCGGGCCGGGAACTGGAGGTGTGGCTGGGTTGCTGCCTAAGCCAGGCATTAGGCCTTGACGTCCAGGGAACCGTGAGCCGGGACCGGGGACAGCGTCCCACCTTGGAGACTCGGGCAGGCCCTGTGTGCCTCCTGGGTGTGTCCACGATGGCTACAAATGAGCCCGTGGGCCCCCACGTGTTTCTTCCCACTGCGGCGGGAGAATGAGGCTCTGGGCTGGGTCTCGGTGCCTTCCACGACCCCTCCCCGCATCTCGCTTGGTCAGGCCGCTGCTCCCCGCCATCCCACCGCCGAGCCTTTGCCCCAGCTGGTCCTGCCGCCTGGAAGGCTACCTTCCCCCTTCATCTACTCACAGCCAACCCCCTGCAGGAAGCCCTGTCTGACTCTGAGCTCCACCTCGGCCCAGGGTGTCCTGTGAGCACGgcggtgggagagagagagggttaCTGTGATCACGACAGGGTCTCCACTTGCCTCGGAAGCCCTTggggcttagggttagggttagagtgtAGGACTGAAAGGGGTCGGGCGTGGTGATATCACCACTGAAAGGGGTCGGGCTAAGTAGGTTCTCGAGAGTTGGGGGTAGGGGCAGGCAGAGCTCCAAGGCCCCTCCCCTCGGCGCCCTTGGGCCCCTTGCCACCCTGCGTCCCCACCCCGTGCCCTGCTCCCTCCACTACAGCGTCTCAGAAGGAGCTCCCCGCTCCCATACCTTCTGCACTGGAGGACACCTGGGGCCAGGGGGCGCCCGCCCAGAGCGGGGCAGCGGTAGATGGCCTGATCCACTCTTcggggaaagaagaggagaaaccaAGTTGTGcaaggggctggggctggccgTATCCTGGGGACCTACTGAGGCATCACCGCATACGGGCCCCTTACAAGAAGCAGTACTATATAGGCAGCGGCTCTGCCTACGCTGGCCAAatagaactgggttcaaatctacAGGAGAGGCAGCGGTCTACACTACGGCAGCCTATGGAGGGCACACGGACACCGGATGGAAGGGGGCCCCATGCCCGAGGATCTGCGTGCTTTGGGCAGTCCTCTCTTCAGCGGGACACCTGAttcttgaatctccctccctgTGTGGCCCCCGTTCCCACCGAAGGCTAGAGTTAGATCAAGTCCCACGTATCCGCGCCCAGACCTCTCTGCGCTAAAGTCTCTGGCTAATGGCTGTAAAGGGGGCATGTGCTCTGGCCAAGACATCAAACGTGTCCAGAGGGTCCTCTTCCTGTCCAACGCCAATCTAGGGACTGGAGCATCCTCCCTGACCCCTAGATTGGGCCCGTTTTCACCAGAGACCCCCCAAAGTGAGTCAGCCCCCAAATGCCACCGTGCCCACATCTCCAAGACTAACTGGACACACAGCAGGGGACGCAGGTAGGGCTGGCAAGGCAAGGTATCGTTCTGTGCCGAATTTCAAAGGACAAACCCAGAGGGACAAGGGAGAAATCGGATTTTTTCCACTTCTTAAAGGGATTACGCACAATGCCGGctggtggggaaagaaaaagaaaatctaccaGCTAAGAAGTGTGGGAGACGTTCCAGCTGGGAGCCAAGAGCCTCTGGACATGAAATTGACATTTATGGGATGTTCAATGAGAAGAGGCTGCCGGTGTCCAAATTGGCAAGGGCTTAATTAGGGCCGCGATAAACCCGCCCCGAAGGCATTGTGCTTTTGCAGcctctcccccaccaccctcGGCGGCCAAGCTGGGGAGAGGGTCAGTGGTCTTGAGCGGCCTTTCTGCcggcagcccctgccctctggaCAGCTTGACACTGGCAGAAGGGAGAAACATCTGGGCCAGGGGTTCAAGGGCCCAGGTGGACTTGGGCCAGAGAGCCTGAAGCACTTCTTGGGAGGTACCTGGAGAGAATCAGGACCTTCATGGGGGCCTGGGGGTGGAAAAGACTGGGCCCTCCAGGGACACGCTCAGGTATGCAGGAGGAGCCTTCTCGCAATGATCCGTGTCACTTGCCAAGGCCAGATGGAGGCCCCGTCTGTTCCTTCGGAACTGGGGAGCTGTGCAAGCCAGGTCTTAAAGGCGGCACCACCTCCCAGACCCCCGAGGCCTCGGGGCCGTGGCACTGGGTGGCTGAGTGGGCAGGAGGCATCAGGGGTCAGTGAGCCCCGAGTTCAGGTCCTGCCTGTTACCTTGAGcaactgcttcttttttctttttttttaaacagctttattaagtataatttacatgccataaaaATCCAGCTGCTTCTTCCTAAGCCTTCGTATCCTCACCTACGGGTGAGCCCCATCTCATGGGGCTGTGAGCAAGGAATAGAGTACAAGCTCCTGGCCCAGGAGACGTCCGAGCTCCCCTAGCTGCAGTGAGAGTCATgattcggggggtggggggaaagggcaTCGTGGGGGCCCAGGCATAGGCTTCAGTTGCTAAAGAGGACGGACGGCCCCTAAGACTTGCGACACTCAGGTCACCGGCCGTCACACCGCGGCTGCCTTTTTCTCTTAACGCCTGCAGCCCGGCACTGGACTCAGGATGCAAAGTGGACCATGACCCCGCTGAATGACAGTCCTgcctggagggaggggtacgTCCTTCTCGCCACCTGAGTCCTGGGGACCCTCGCGATCCGAACCTTCTCTCGTCCAGGCTCACCGTCCCGACTCTGATGCTTTCCTTAATTCCTAGCTTTGCAGTTTGCACCCCTCGTACCACGTCAGAAGCAGCTCCAAAGACGGGGTCCGGGTTCCTCAATGCGTGTGTGTGAGCGTCTGGCCTCCCACCCAGACAGATCACCGTTCGCGGGCAGACACGGGACCTACCACGACTATTTTTGGTGCCGCCTGCCCGTCACAAGCTCAGCAAAAAAAAGCGCAAGTCTCAGGCGGCTGGACCACCTTGTGTCCGGAGCCCGGATTTCCAGAGTGACGCATGTCCTCCACCCCAGAGAGGATTCCTGGGCCAAGAGGCCATCCTGAAATCCTCGAATCTCCcggccagccccctgccccctgcaaatGTCTCCCGTCGAGAAGGAAAggaggtagaaagaaaagaagcgTGATGTGTCACCCTGTGGTCCGGTGGAGGAGCTGGGCGTTTTCCACGACATTCGCTGGCTGGGAGCGTGCTGAGCGCCTACCCCCCAACAGGCCGAAGCCGGAGTGCCGGGGACCCTCCCCAGGTGACGGAGGGGCCTCTGCCCGTTGGTAATGCCACCCTTCCAGGGGTCCGTGAGcgtcagagagaggaaggggcacGGCACtgcccagggagggaggagggccctACCCCGCCGCCTCCTCCCTGCAGAGGGCGTGGGGCAGAGGCGGGGCGCACCGCTGGGGTCCAGGGACCTTGGCCGCATCTTCCCGGCATCCTCTGGGAAGGGTGAGTCCTTTCAGACTCCTGGCACTCGCAGTAGGCAGGAGCCGGTGGGATGCCCCAAGTGAGGCTGGGTGAGACAAGGGGGCCACCCCAGCACCCCAAGCCTTGAACAcgcccctgccctggccctgccccgaAAGGCCCAGCAGTCCAGAGTCTGAAAACGCCAGCTCAGGGGCTCCCTTCCGCCTTGCTGATCTGAGGAGTCTACCTTCTTGGCTAACCCTGCACTGTCCGTTCCTGGGGGTCAGCTGCTGATGGGcagggagcagagctggggctAGGATggctggcggggggtggggcctgggctgggcgCCCCCCCGCTAGGTCACCCCGCCTTCTGGCCAGGCTGAGCAGCGCcctggtgggggtgggcagggaggaagaggaTGCAGGACTTTCGCGTGAGCCCTGGATGCCCTGGCTGGGCCCAGCGACAGGTGGGTCCAGACAGCCCGGAGGGCTCTTGGCGCCATGCTCTTGCGGCTCTGGGATCTGGCATTCTCTACTCTACAAGccaagcccctgccctccccgggGCTGATGCTGCCACATCATCGCACGtcacagagagaggcagggactCGGGCCAGAAGTGGGAAAGGGCAGGGCAGCTGGGGCTGTAGCTGGGCACCCACCTGTGGGCTGTGGGGTGCTGGGGGCCACGGGGGCCCAAGCAGTGGATGTGGaaggggcaggagtggggggcCCCCCCGCGGCCACAGCGGCCACAGGGCCTTTGGGGGCGGGGCCTTTCCGGGACCTGCTGGTGCCTGGCAAGAgatgagaaaagcaagaaaggTGGGGGAGTTGCTGGGTGTGGAGCAACGCAGAGGAGCAACTTAAGACCCCGCCGAGTGGACCAGCGTCCCCTCCAGGTCCAGCTTCCTCTGGCCCCCTCTCCGCCCGCTGGTGTCCCACAGGGAGCAGCCCCGGGGCTGAGTGTGGCCCCAAGCAGCCCTGGCGGAGGGAGGCGGCGCCCCTGGAAGCCTTTCTGAGACTTGGGGTCTGCACTGGCTGGCTGTTTGACAAGTCCTCTCCTGCTGAACCTGAGGGCAGATGGCAAGACCCGCCTAGGGGGCGGTGGCTTCAAGGATGAAAGGAGACAGCACGAGTACCCTGCTTAGCCGATGCCCGCACTGTGCCCTGCTTGGTGGTGACTTCGTGAGAGCTGGTCGCCCCCACCgccctccctcaccttccctgTCGAGTTCTCGGGACTCCCCTGACGCTCCTTCAGACGGTCTGGCTGCTCTGGGGCCTGAGCTGACCTGGACGTGTCGGGGTCCGGGCTCACTTCCCTCGGCCTCCCCGTGGGCGAGCGGCTGCAGAGGTGATGATACAGCTGCGGGCTGCCCCGGCGGGAGGCCAAACCCCGTGGTcagactggggggggggggcggttctGCCACTGGCTGGGGAAGGTGACCCCCACTCTTGCCTGGCAGGAGACGGAGGAGCAGAGAGTTCCCCCGGGGGGGAAAGGGGACCTTTCCAAAGCAGCACCAGCTGAGACGCTGGAGGGGAGGAACTGAGATACgaaggagggggtgaggagggggaagaagCGAATGGATTAGAGGAGCGGGTGGTGAGGCCTATGGATCCAGGGGGACAGGAAAGCCCTGtctttcctctcctgctcttcccaggACATGCAAAGAGGCTCATGCACCGAGGGCCCCAGTCGGCTTCCCAGGGTGGTGGTGACCCACGTGTGTACTTACTGCCAACGGCGGAGCCCGCGGCGGCACCTGCGGAAAGAGAAGGGTCACAGCAGAGTAAGGGGCCCGGCCACCTCCTCCCTGCAGAGGAGGGGGTGGCGGGGCTGGGGAAAGGAAATCA
This Physeter macrocephalus isolate SW-GA unplaced genomic scaffold, ASM283717v5 random_1771, whole genome shotgun sequence DNA region includes the following protein-coding sequences:
- the LOC102995383 gene encoding netrin-G2; the encoded protein is MVNPGVFVPKETRGRCKCNLHANLCSVREGSLQCECEHNTTGPDCGKCKRSFRTRSWRAGSYLPLPHGSPNACAAAGSAVGSTSRSRKGPAPKGPVAAVAAGGPPTPAPSTSTAWAPVAPSTPQPTEWIRPSTAAPLWAGAPWPQVSSSAEAAGTSAAAPAPAKASRLFQLRPKSPQVMPIEEFEDCECYGHSNRCSYIDFLNVVTCVSCKHNTRGQHCQHCRLGYYRNGSAELDDENVCI